The following proteins are co-located in the Sphingomonas panacis genome:
- a CDS encoding M24 family metallopeptidase: MQQDSFSGRRRVLKIAGALPLLAAAHAVRAAEPDLAGLADITKDVAPITATERLARIARAQALMKANGIGAVLVEAGSSLVYFTGVEWHRSERLTAAVLPAEGDPCIVTPFFEEPSVRQTLAIPCDVRVWQEDEDPLKLVAGFLRERGLAGRSVGIEETVRYFAVDGLARALPDAKIVSSNPVVRGCRMVKTAPEIALMQRATDVTIAAYRWVHRRIEKGMTREQIAALMNAATRKLGGDPEFALVLIGEAAAYPHGSRAPQVVADGQVVLMDCGCTVQGYQSDVSRTFVFGAASKEQRTVWEHVRAGQAKAFAAARIGTPAGAVDDAVRGFYESLGYGPRYRLPGLSHRTGHGIGLDGHEPVNLVHGETTPLAAGMCFSDEPGLYLPGKFGVRLEDCFHMTPTGPKWFSVPPVSIDEPLG, translated from the coding sequence ATGCAGCAAGATAGTTTCTCAGGCCGTCGTCGCGTGTTGAAGATAGCGGGGGCCTTGCCCTTGCTCGCCGCCGCGCATGCCGTTCGCGCGGCCGAGCCGGATCTCGCCGGTCTCGCCGACATTACGAAAGACGTGGCCCCGATCACCGCCACCGAGCGGCTCGCGCGGATCGCCCGCGCGCAGGCGCTGATGAAGGCGAACGGCATCGGTGCGGTGCTTGTCGAGGCGGGATCGTCGCTGGTCTATTTCACCGGCGTCGAATGGCACCGCAGCGAGCGGCTGACGGCTGCGGTTCTGCCAGCCGAGGGCGATCCCTGCATCGTCACGCCGTTTTTCGAGGAACCCTCGGTCCGCCAGACGCTCGCGATTCCGTGCGATGTGCGAGTCTGGCAGGAGGATGAAGACCCGCTCAAGCTGGTCGCCGGCTTCTTGCGCGAGCGTGGGCTCGCCGGGCGATCGGTCGGGATCGAGGAGACGGTGCGCTATTTCGCGGTCGATGGCCTCGCGCGTGCGTTGCCCGATGCGAAGATCGTTTCGTCCAATCCGGTCGTGCGCGGCTGCCGGATGGTGAAGACCGCGCCCGAGATCGCACTGATGCAGCGCGCCACCGACGTGACGATCGCCGCCTACCGCTGGGTTCATCGGCGCATCGAGAAAGGCATGACGCGCGAGCAGATCGCCGCGCTGATGAACGCCGCCACGCGCAAGCTTGGCGGCGATCCCGAATTCGCGCTGGTGCTGATCGGCGAAGCGGCCGCCTATCCGCACGGCAGCCGCGCGCCGCAGGTTGTGGCGGACGGGCAAGTGGTGCTGATGGACTGCGGCTGCACGGTGCAGGGCTATCAGTCCGACGTGTCGCGTACCTTCGTGTTCGGCGCCGCCAGCAAGGAGCAACGCACGGTCTGGGAGCATGTCCGCGCCGGCCAGGCGAAGGCGTTCGCCGCGGCGCGGATCGGCACGCCGGCAGGCGCGGTCGACGATGCGGTGCGCGGCTTCTACGAAAGCCTCGGTTACGGACCGCGCTACCGCCTGCCGGGGCTGTCGCACCGCACCGGCCACGGCATCGGGCTCGACGGGCATGAACCGGTCAATCTCGTCCACGGCGAGACGACGCCGCTCGCGGCCGGCATGTGCTTTTCGGACGAGCCGGGGCTGTATCTCCCCGGAAAGTTCGGCGTTCGGCTTGAAGATTGTTTCCACATGACCCCGACGGGGCCGAAATGGTTCTCGGTCCCGCCCGTCTCGATCGACGAGCCGCTGGGGTGA